One Methylobacterium oryzae DNA window includes the following coding sequences:
- a CDS encoding NAD(P)-dependent oxidoreductase — protein MPTIAVIAPGAMGSAVGARLAGHGARVLTSLDGRGAASRARAAAAGMAHAGDGELAAADLLLSIVPPADAEALARRLAPALAAAPRKPVYIDANAVSPETVGRVAGIVAATGAPFLDGAILGLPPKPGAKGPRVYVSGPETAPALVLRDLGLDLRVCPGAVGAASSLKMSYAGLNKGLTALAALVIGAAERAGAGEALLAELAENEPSLLARFARGLPDMVPKAYRWAPEMEEIAGFLGPDAAGRQVFSGYAALYRRLAAEDGADEIAALMRFVAPAAEH, from the coding sequence GTGCCCACGATCGCGGTGATCGCCCCGGGCGCCATGGGCAGCGCCGTCGGGGCCCGGCTCGCCGGGCACGGCGCCCGGGTACTGACCTCCCTGGACGGGCGCGGGGCGGCGAGCCGCGCCCGGGCCGCGGCCGCCGGCATGGCGCATGCCGGGGACGGCGAGCTCGCCGCCGCCGATCTCCTGCTCTCCATCGTGCCGCCCGCCGACGCGGAGGCGCTGGCCCGCCGGCTCGCGCCCGCCCTGGCGGCGGCCCCGCGCAAGCCGGTCTACATCGACGCCAACGCCGTCAGCCCGGAGACGGTCGGGCGCGTCGCCGGGATCGTCGCGGCCACCGGCGCGCCATTCCTCGACGGCGCGATCCTGGGCCTGCCGCCGAAGCCCGGCGCCAAGGGGCCGCGCGTCTACGTCTCGGGTCCCGAGACGGCCCCGGCCCTGGTCCTGCGCGACCTCGGCCTCGACCTGCGCGTCTGCCCCGGCGCGGTCGGCGCCGCCTCCAGCCTCAAGATGAGCTATGCCGGCCTCAACAAGGGCCTGACGGCGCTCGCCGCGCTCGTGATCGGCGCCGCCGAGCGCGCCGGCGCCGGGGAAGCGCTGCTGGCCGAGCTCGCCGAGAACGAGCCGTCGCTGCTGGCCCGGTTCGCCAGGGGGCTGCCCGACATGGTGCCGAAGGCCTATCGCTGGGCGCCCGAGATGGAGGAGATCGCCGGGTTCCTCGGGCCCGACGCGGCCGGGCGGCAGGTCTTCTCCGGCTACGCCGCGCTCTACCGGCGCCTCGCCGCGGAGGACGGCGCGGACGAGATCGCCGCGCTGATGCGCTTCGTCGCGCCCGCGGCGGAGCACTGA
- a CDS encoding ribbon-helix-helix domain-containing protein, whose translation MGETISITLAPDTLRAVRESVEAGEYASVDALLDEAVHALQRQRREDAERLDDIRARIRRSLDDPRPDLSIEEVQEDLDRMFAEARHDTRRA comes from the coding sequence ATGGGCGAGACGATCAGCATCACCCTGGCACCGGACACGCTCCGCGCCGTGCGGGAGAGCGTCGAGGCCGGTGAGTACGCTTCGGTGGACGCGCTGCTCGACGAGGCCGTGCACGCCCTGCAACGCCAGCGACGCGAGGATGCCGAGCGTCTCGATGACATCCGCGCCCGCATCCGGCGTTCCCTGGACGATCCGCGGCCGGATCTGAGCATCGAAGAGGTTCAAGAGGATCTCGACAGGATGTTCGCTGAAGCGCGGCACGACACCCGCCGTGCGTAG
- a CDS encoding type II toxin-antitoxin system RelE/ParE family toxin, with protein sequence MRRLPVAFRPQAQADLAGIFRTVLQRSQNVATAQRFTQRIKDRCDRIGHAPHAGRPRDDLLEGLRTVAFERSAVIAYRVERGSVRILNIFYGGRDFEAVYPGDTTEKAQEPPS encoded by the coding sequence GTGCGTAGACTGCCTGTCGCGTTTCGCCCTCAAGCGCAGGCCGATCTGGCCGGCATCTTCCGAACGGTCTTGCAGCGGAGTCAGAACGTCGCGACGGCGCAGCGCTTCACGCAGCGGATCAAGGATCGGTGCGACCGAATCGGCCACGCACCGCATGCGGGCCGACCCCGTGACGATCTCTTGGAAGGCTTGCGAACGGTGGCGTTCGAGAGATCGGCTGTGATCGCCTATCGCGTGGAACGTGGATCCGTGAGGATCCTCAATATCTTCTATGGCGGCCGCGATTTCGAGGCGGTCTATCCAGGCGATACCACGGAAAAAGCTCAGGAGCCCCCGTCCTGA
- a CDS encoding pyridoxal phosphate-dependent aminotransferase — translation MALLADVLSRVKPSATIVMTQKARDLKASGVDVISLSVGEPDFDTPEHIKQAAIAAIHRNETRYPPVSGIVPLREAIVRKFKRENGLDYKVSQTIVGTGGKQVLYNAFLATLNPGDEVVIPRPYWVSYPEMVGLCGGTPVFADTDMANGFKLQAEELDRVLTPKTKWIVLNSPSNPSGAAYSRAEMKALTDVLLRYPDVHILTDDIYEHLTYGDFAFVTPAQVEPQLIERTLTMNGVSKGYAMTGWRIGYAAGPEALIKAMDFVQGQQTSGASTIAQWAAVAALDGPQDHLATFRAAFQGRRDLVVSMLNQTNGLTCPTPEGAFYVYPSCAALIGKRTEAGKTIETDEDFVMELLQAEGVAAVHGSAFGLGPNLRISYATSNAVLEEACRRIQRFCGSLR, via the coding sequence ATGGCTCTCCTCGCCGACGTCCTCTCGCGGGTGAAGCCGTCCGCGACCATCGTGATGACCCAGAAGGCCAGGGACCTGAAGGCCTCCGGCGTCGACGTCATCAGCCTGTCGGTGGGTGAGCCCGACTTCGACACGCCCGAGCACATCAAGCAGGCCGCCATCGCGGCGATCCACCGGAACGAGACCCGCTACCCGCCGGTCTCCGGCATCGTGCCCCTGCGCGAGGCGATCGTGCGGAAGTTCAAGCGCGAGAACGGGCTCGACTACAAGGTCTCGCAGACCATCGTGGGCACCGGCGGCAAGCAGGTGCTGTACAACGCGTTCCTCGCCACGCTGAACCCCGGTGACGAGGTGGTGATCCCCCGCCCCTACTGGGTGTCCTACCCGGAGATGGTCGGGCTGTGCGGCGGCACGCCGGTCTTCGCCGACACCGACATGGCCAACGGCTTCAAGCTCCAGGCCGAGGAGCTCGACCGGGTCCTGACCCCGAAGACCAAGTGGATCGTCCTCAACTCGCCGTCGAACCCGTCGGGCGCCGCCTATTCCCGCGCCGAGATGAAGGCGCTCACCGACGTGCTGCTCCGCTACCCGGACGTGCACATCCTCACCGACGACATCTACGAGCACCTCACCTACGGCGACTTCGCGTTCGTCACGCCGGCCCAGGTCGAGCCGCAGCTGATCGAGCGGACGCTGACGATGAACGGCGTCTCGAAGGGCTACGCCATGACCGGCTGGCGCATCGGCTACGCGGCCGGGCCGGAAGCGCTCATTAAGGCGATGGACTTCGTCCAGGGCCAGCAGACCTCCGGCGCCAGCACGATCGCGCAGTGGGCGGCGGTGGCCGCCCTCGACGGGCCGCAGGACCACCTCGCCACGTTCCGGGCCGCCTTCCAGGGCCGGCGCGACCTCGTCGTGTCGATGCTCAACCAGACCAACGGGCTGACCTGCCCGACGCCGGAGGGCGCGTTCTACGTCTACCCGTCCTGCGCGGCGCTGATCGGCAAGCGGACCGAGGCCGGCAAGACCATCGAGACCGACGAGGACTTCGTCATGGAGCTGCTCCAGGCCGAGGGCGTGGCGGCGGTCCACGGCTCGGCCTTCGGCCTCGGCCCGAACCTGCGCATCTCCTACGCGACGTCGAACGCGGTGCTGGAGGAGGCCTGCCGGCGCATCCAGCGCTTCTGCGGCTCGCTGCGGTAG